From Verrucomicrobia bacterium S94, the proteins below share one genomic window:
- a CDS encoding DNA topoisomerase IV subunit A, with product MNKNTDKELKLFEPESSGKELVKNEPTQNSGTSAEQDPRKFDPLHSEHGPLNTMIRSNFLEYATYVICDRAIPALEDGLKPVQRRILHALKEKDDGRFIKVANIVGHTMQYHPHGDASIADALVTLTNKRYLIEGQGNFGNIFTGDRAAASRYIECRLTNLARNEIFNKELTEWIPSYDGRNKEPVTLPCKLPLMLMLGADGIAVGLSTSILPHNFIELLEAEIEILREKKRASAELNLLPDFQTGGLMDVSDYNKGNGKIKLRAKIEPRKNNRLVITALPHGVTTESLTGSIEDAVKKKKVPVRAIDDFTAEKVEIELTLTQGASQEKAIESLYAFTKCETSVSSRLICLRENRPVEMTVDEVLRENVQQLLRILDGELKLKQAKLLDDFHNKTLVQIFVENRIYKKIEQCKTYEAVYKAIYKGLEPFKDRLKREVVDDDIEMLLGVRIKRISLFDIEKNRKDIEEILAELTQVEKDLKGLNGYTIRYLKRLIKTYKDEYPRRTEAASFKEADVRELTASELSIKQDENGYIGTNVKGEEILQCSSLDKLLVILKNGQYKVIQPPEKIFIDGNLERVEIYDRDKQYTCVYTDARITYLKRFKIGGAIMNREYYMSQGEKSKLKLLADGTPEAIYVKYNPAKGQRIHQQKFNPSDIAVKSVKSRGNRMTTKSIKYIGTEPGRWWDPDDAGAMPEGVLL from the coding sequence ATGAATAAAAATACCGACAAAGAATTAAAGCTGTTTGAACCTGAATCTTCCGGCAAGGAGCTGGTAAAAAACGAACCGACGCAAAACAGCGGAACATCAGCGGAGCAGGATCCCCGTAAGTTTGATCCGTTACATTCCGAACACGGTCCGCTCAATACGATGATTCGCTCCAACTTTCTGGAATATGCGACTTATGTGATCTGCGACCGGGCGATTCCGGCACTGGAAGACGGGCTCAAACCGGTGCAGCGCCGTATTCTCCATGCGCTGAAGGAAAAAGACGACGGACGCTTTATTAAAGTGGCCAATATTGTCGGCCATACCATGCAGTATCATCCCCACGGTGATGCCTCGATTGCCGATGCTCTGGTAACATTAACCAACAAGCGTTACCTGATTGAGGGTCAGGGAAACTTCGGCAACATTTTCACCGGCGACCGCGCAGCCGCTTCCCGTTACATTGAATGCCGCCTGACCAATCTGGCGCGCAATGAAATTTTCAACAAAGAACTGACCGAATGGATTCCCAGTTACGACGGACGGAACAAAGAACCGGTCACCCTTCCCTGTAAACTGCCCCTCATGCTGATGCTGGGAGCGGACGGTATTGCTGTGGGTCTGTCCACCAGCATTCTTCCTCACAACTTTATCGAACTGCTCGAAGCTGAAATTGAGATTCTCCGGGAGAAAAAACGCGCGTCGGCGGAACTGAATCTGCTGCCGGATTTCCAGACCGGCGGCCTCATGGATGTTTCGGACTACAATAAAGGCAACGGGAAAATTAAGCTGCGGGCCAAAATCGAGCCGCGTAAAAATAACCGTCTTGTCATCACTGCTCTTCCTCATGGTGTGACCACGGAATCCCTGACCGGCTCCATCGAGGATGCCGTAAAGAAAAAGAAAGTCCCGGTCCGCGCCATTGACGACTTCACAGCCGAAAAAGTGGAAATTGAGCTGACGCTTACACAGGGGGCATCGCAGGAAAAAGCCATTGAATCGCTCTATGCCTTCACCAAGTGCGAAACTTCCGTTTCCAGCCGCCTGATCTGTCTGCGCGAAAACCGCCCGGTTGAAATGACGGTGGATGAAGTGCTGCGTGAAAACGTTCAGCAGCTGCTGCGGATCCTGGATGGCGAACTGAAACTGAAACAGGCCAAACTGCTCGATGATTTCCACAACAAGACGCTGGTACAGATCTTTGTAGAAAACCGCATCTATAAAAAAATCGAGCAGTGCAAAACATATGAAGCGGTTTATAAAGCGATCTACAAAGGGCTGGAACCCTTCAAAGACCGGCTTAAGCGTGAAGTCGTTGACGACGATATTGAAATGCTGCTGGGCGTACGCATCAAGCGCATCTCCCTGTTCGACATCGAGAAGAACCGCAAGGATATCGAGGAGATTCTCGCAGAACTCACCCAGGTGGAAAAAGACCTTAAAGGCCTCAACGGATATACCATCCGCTACCTTAAACGCCTGATTAAAACCTATAAGGATGAATATCCGCGTCGTACGGAAGCCGCCAGTTTCAAAGAGGCGGATGTGCGCGAGCTGACCGCCTCGGAACTCTCGATTAAGCAGGATGAAAACGGCTATATCGGCACTAATGTGAAGGGCGAGGAAATCCTGCAGTGCTCCTCGCTCGATAAACTGCTGGTTATTCTGAAAAACGGGCAGTACAAGGTGATACAGCCGCCGGAAAAAATCTTTATCGACGGCAATCTGGAACGCGTTGAAATCTATGATCGCGATAAACAGTATACCTGTGTCTATACCGATGCCCGGATCACTTACCTGAAACGCTTCAAAATCGGCGGGGCCATCATGAACCGCGAATATTATATGAGCCAGGGTGAGAAATCGAAACTGAAACTGCTGGCTGACGGCACTCCGGAGGCCATTTATGTGAAATATAATCCGGCCAAAGGGCAGCGAATTCATCAGCAGAAATTCAATCCGTCCGACATCGCGGTCAAAAGCGTGAAAAGCCGCGGCAATCGAATGACGACCAAAAGCATTAAATATATCGGAACCGAACCGGGACGATGGTGGGATCCTGATGATGCAGGAGCTATGCCTGAAGGCGTTTTGCTTTAG
- a CDS encoding prepilin-type N-terminal cleavage/methylation domain-containing protein translates to MNAGKHRSGFTLVELMMAMLAGVVLAMTVFSILISQHRAMEYNGESLKIQRDASVALAMIGREIRQSRIEDIRIDGARFTADPYASGSRLDFDAGVTRSNAVAVFVSGNKLIADSLDFPLVEDRLTGFTVDFTEGPAVDVALRVNGGSRGGQTLIRGTFVPRN, encoded by the coding sequence GTGAATGCAGGGAAGCACAGGTCGGGATTTACGCTCGTTGAACTGATGATGGCTATGCTGGCCGGTGTGGTTCTGGCGATGACGGTTTTTTCCATACTGATCTCGCAGCACCGCGCAATGGAATACAATGGCGAGTCGCTTAAAATACAGCGCGATGCATCAGTGGCACTGGCGATGATCGGTCGCGAGATCAGGCAGTCGCGCATTGAGGATATTCGGATCGATGGGGCCCGGTTCACAGCGGATCCGTATGCCTCCGGAAGCCGGCTTGATTTTGATGCCGGCGTAACGCGTAGTAATGCGGTTGCCGTATTTGTGTCCGGGAATAAGCTGATTGCTGATTCGTTAGACTTTCCTCTGGTTGAGGACCGGCTCACCGGTTTTACCGTCGATTTCACAGAAGGTCCGGCTGTTGATGTGGCCCTGCGGGTAAATGGTGGAAGCCGGGGAGGACAAACGCTGATACGCGGTACCTTTGTTCCCCGTAACTGA
- a CDS encoding type II secretion system protein — MKNMKRKKAGFTLVELMVVAIIVAILAAVAIPLMTGPTDRAIATEAQAGCGTIGTAIRMASVEGIDISSIERINDLPGISDGDLDGNYYDHADYSIVAYTAKNNYSVAAAANEAKGGVFVQMNVTPTGTTWDYEEPEDE, encoded by the coding sequence ATGAAGAATATGAAACGGAAAAAAGCAGGTTTTACGCTCGTTGAACTGATGGTGGTGGCCATCATTGTGGCTATTCTGGCAGCGGTGGCCATTCCGCTGATGACGGGTCCGACAGACCGCGCCATTGCCACCGAGGCGCAGGCGGGCTGCGGTACCATAGGAACAGCCATCCGGATGGCTTCTGTAGAGGGGATAGATATTTCTTCCATAGAGCGTATTAATGATCTGCCGGGAATCAGCGACGGGGATTTGGATGGGAATTATTATGATCATGCTGATTACAGCATTGTGGCCTATACTGCCAAAAACAATTATTCTGTCGCGGCGGCTGCGAATGAGGCGAAGGGCGGTGTTTTTGTTCAGATGAATGTTACACCTACGGGAACAACCTGGGATTACGAAGAACCCGAAGACGAGTGA
- a CDS encoding type II secretion system F family protein, which produces MSVWLNNQSQHMPLFNYIAKTKEGQEVRSALEAGTRLEALESLRKKGLTVIDLFNAAEVESSEAAADAGTARRPFVLQGKPHRSLSFSSRVGMTDLAVFCRQLAISVNAGVPLRDAIEGIGLEQEHPVLKRVSKDMVQQLHDGQSFSEVIRRHSKVFNEMFCGLIKVAEESGKLPETLSQLAAYLERTDRLQRRIRAMAAYPVFIGIFFVVICLIMTLFILPRFTEIFSGLGADLPVFTKIIFSVNNFFADHFAGLLVGVSALIAGLVLYGRTPAGSYRKDLIRLKLPYGGSCLKKYILARFCRSLSIMVNSGVPISNALEICADATGNQLMKRNVMKVRELIMTGNRIAASLDKTGIFPGLVVRMVSVGEDSGQLPEVLDNVSELYEDQVETSIMTSMALFEPLIICVFGAFVLMLVLAIYLPVFTVSMNMK; this is translated from the coding sequence ATGTCTGTGTGGTTGAATAATCAGAGTCAGCATATGCCGTTATTTAATTATATTGCGAAAACGAAGGAGGGGCAGGAGGTCCGCTCCGCACTGGAGGCCGGAACACGCCTGGAGGCGTTGGAATCGCTTCGCAAAAAAGGACTGACGGTTATCGATTTATTTAATGCGGCGGAGGTTGAGTCTTCGGAGGCTGCTGCGGATGCGGGAACTGCGAGACGCCCGTTTGTCCTGCAGGGGAAACCGCACAGGAGTTTATCTTTTTCTTCCCGAGTAGGAATGACGGATCTGGCGGTGTTCTGCCGTCAGCTGGCTATTTCTGTAAATGCGGGGGTTCCGTTGCGCGATGCGATTGAAGGCATCGGTTTGGAACAGGAACATCCGGTTTTGAAGCGCGTGAGTAAAGATATGGTGCAGCAGCTGCATGACGGACAAAGTTTTTCTGAAGTGATTCGCCGTCATTCGAAGGTTTTCAACGAAATGTTCTGCGGGCTGATTAAGGTGGCGGAGGAATCGGGGAAACTGCCGGAAACACTGAGCCAGCTTGCCGCCTATCTGGAACGCACCGACCGTTTGCAGCGCCGCATCCGGGCCATGGCGGCCTATCCGGTTTTTATCGGCATTTTTTTTGTGGTGATCTGCCTGATTATGACTCTGTTTATTCTTCCGCGCTTCACCGAAATCTTCAGCGGACTGGGGGCGGATCTTCCGGTTTTCACGAAAATAATTTTTTCGGTGAATAATTTTTTTGCGGATCATTTCGCGGGGCTTCTGGTCGGCGTGTCGGCATTGATTGCAGGGCTGGTGTTATATGGCCGCACGCCTGCCGGTTCGTACCGTAAGGATCTGATCAGGCTGAAGCTGCCCTATGGCGGGAGCTGCCTTAAAAAATATATACTGGCCCGTTTCTGCCGGAGCCTGTCGATTATGGTGAACAGCGGGGTTCCTATTTCGAATGCACTTGAAATCTGTGCTGATGCAACGGGCAATCAGCTGATGAAGCGTAATGTGATGAAGGTGCGTGAACTGATTATGACGGGCAACCGGATTGCCGCCAGTCTGGATAAAACCGGTATTTTTCCGGGACTGGTTGTCCGTATGGTTTCAGTCGGTGAGGATTCCGGTCAGCTTCCGGAGGTGCTCGATAATGTGTCCGAACTTTATGAGGATCAGGTGGAGACCTCCATTATGACTTCCATGGCGCTGTTCGAACCTCTGATCATCTGTGTGTTCGGGGCCTTTGTGCTGATGCTGGTTCTTGCTATTTATCTGCCGGTTTTCACGGTTTCCATGAATATGAAATAA
- a CDS encoding type II/IV secretion system protein — protein MIIDQLSEMMIRSGRVGASELEKAQAIQEETGEVLTDILIHEKLASPEDIALTFSDLLNIPYLELGEDFHLQRDEYDMIPESVARRFCLIPLVKEEGVAITLVMKNPLDMDAVDTVRSLTSFEIHKAVSTEEKIKAVIDKCYREEAYVEAGLQDIVDVEAAEKKTGAETQRGDVDQLLVHANDAPVVRYVNLLLMEAVRDGASDIHFEPGEHNCTVRLRIDGTLHPVTPPPQSLYQAIITRIKILSEMDIAERRLPMDGRFKFKFSGRVVDVRVSTLPLVFGEKVVMRILDKQRLLLDLEDIGFEGQNLKRFREILGMPNGIVLLTGPTGSGKTTTLYSALQILKSPERNVQTVEDPVEYLIEGINQMPTRPKIGLTFAECLRHILRQDPDAVMIGEIRDAETAEIAMRASLTGHLVLSTLHTNDATSSFSRLRDIGIPSYLTAATMRLIIAQRLVKTICPNCKTVYQPDDAELEWVKPIYPDATDWTYYHGAGCSHCRNSGLRGRRAVFEFLEVSSAIREMVHDEVDDLTLRRKAVEEGMQTLAENGFQRVREGVTTIGEAINVCVVE, from the coding sequence ATGATTATCGATCAACTCAGCGAAATGATGATTCGGAGCGGACGGGTCGGTGCATCGGAACTGGAGAAGGCCCAGGCGATTCAGGAAGAGACCGGCGAGGTTCTGACCGATATTCTGATCCATGAAAAACTGGCATCGCCGGAAGATATTGCGCTGACCTTTTCCGATCTGCTTAATATTCCGTATCTGGAACTGGGCGAGGATTTTCACCTGCAGCGGGATGAATATGACATGATTCCCGAGTCGGTGGCCCGCCGCTTCTGTCTGATTCCTCTGGTGAAAGAAGAGGGCGTTGCCATTACGTTGGTGATGAAAAACCCGCTGGATATGGATGCGGTCGATACCGTGCGTTCGCTGACCTCGTTTGAAATTCATAAGGCCGTGAGTACAGAGGAAAAAATCAAAGCGGTTATTGATAAGTGTTATCGCGAGGAGGCCTATGTTGAGGCCGGACTGCAGGACATTGTTGATGTTGAAGCCGCAGAGAAAAAGACCGGCGCTGAAACGCAGCGCGGAGACGTGGACCAACTGCTGGTTCATGCCAATGATGCGCCGGTGGTCCGCTATGTTAATCTGCTGCTGATGGAGGCGGTCCGCGACGGGGCGTCCGATATTCACTTTGAACCGGGTGAGCACAACTGCACGGTGCGTCTCCGGATTGATGGAACGCTGCATCCGGTTACTCCGCCGCCGCAATCGTTGTATCAGGCGATTATCACCCGCATCAAAATTCTTTCTGAGATGGATATTGCGGAACGCCGTCTGCCGATGGACGGGCGGTTCAAATTTAAATTTTCCGGACGTGTGGTTGATGTGCGTGTTTCTACTCTGCCGCTGGTTTTCGGCGAAAAAGTGGTGATGCGTATTCTGGATAAGCAGCGTCTGCTGCTCGATCTGGAGGACATCGGTTTTGAAGGTCAAAATCTCAAACGGTTCCGGGAGATTCTCGGCATGCCGAACGGGATTGTGCTGCTCACGGGACCGACCGGTTCAGGAAAAACAACGACCTTATACAGTGCGTTACAGATTCTCAAAAGCCCGGAGCGGAATGTCCAGACGGTGGAGGATCCTGTGGAATATCTGATTGAGGGTATCAACCAGATGCCGACGCGCCCCAAAATCGGTCTGACCTTTGCGGAATGTCTGCGGCATATTCTGCGGCAGGATCCGGATGCCGTGATGATCGGTGAGATCCGCGATGCGGAAACCGCCGAGATTGCCATGCGGGCATCGCTGACCGGTCATCTTGTTTTGAGTACACTGCATACGAATGATGCCACATCGTCATTCAGCCGCCTGCGCGATATCGGCATTCCGTCCTATCTCACAGCGGCAACGATGCGTCTGATTATTGCACAGCGGCTGGTGAAAACGATCTGTCCGAACTGTAAAACCGTCTATCAGCCTGATGATGCTGAGCTGGAGTGGGTGAAGCCGATCTATCCTGATGCGACGGACTGGACCTACTATCATGGAGCGGGCTGCAGTCATTGCCGTAACAGCGGGCTGAGAGGCCGCCGTGCGGTTTTCGAGTTTCTTGAGGTTTCTTCGGCCATTCGGGAGATGGTGCATGATGAGGTGGACGATCTTACGTTGCGCCGCAAAGCGGTCGAAGAAGGCATGCAGACGCTGGCGGAAAACGGATTTCAGCGTGTGCGCGAAGGGGTGACCACGATCGGTGAAGCGATCAATGTCTGTGTGGTTGAATAA
- a CDS encoding ABC transporter ATP-binding protein, with protein sequence MMIKVENLCQTFGNKKAVDNLSFTVDKGQVLGLIGPNGAGKSTTMRMIAGYLRPASGRASLCGIDVWSNPIEAKNRLGYLPESAPLFDDLTVNEFLLYLGTIRGMGKTELMNACDRVADLCFLGEVRHQLIDTLSKGYRHRTCLAQSILHDPPVIIFDEPTDGLDPNQKEEIRNLINHFRQNKAVILSTHILEEVSAVCTDILLIDQGKKIFEGTPSAFKALTPSYGNLLICCRKPIREEIRKNLSSLNVVKSVKWSENVPAQLIIVPAELAAEGVEHLTREIIDCCRHYKTGVLEIRRDEGSLEKVFRAQTGHRTRKCIERI encoded by the coding sequence GTGATGATAAAAGTGGAAAACCTATGCCAGACCTTCGGAAATAAGAAGGCTGTGGATAACCTGTCTTTCACAGTAGACAAGGGGCAGGTTCTTGGTCTGATCGGTCCTAACGGTGCCGGGAAGTCAACGACCATGCGGATGATTGCAGGCTACCTTCGGCCGGCCTCGGGCCGGGCTTCGCTCTGCGGAATTGATGTTTGGTCCAACCCGATTGAGGCGAAGAACAGGCTGGGTTATCTTCCGGAAAGCGCACCCTTGTTCGATGACTTGACCGTCAATGAATTTTTGCTTTATCTGGGTACAATTCGCGGTATGGGAAAGACGGAATTAATGAACGCCTGTGACCGTGTGGCCGATCTGTGTTTTCTTGGTGAGGTGAGGCACCAATTGATCGATACGTTGTCTAAAGGCTATCGCCATCGTACCTGTCTGGCGCAAAGTATTCTGCACGATCCTCCGGTTATTATCTTTGATGAGCCTACTGATGGATTAGACCCCAATCAAAAAGAAGAAATCCGCAATCTCATCAACCATTTCCGCCAAAACAAAGCCGTGATTCTTTCTACTCATATTCTCGAGGAGGTCAGTGCTGTCTGCACTGACATTCTACTAATCGATCAGGGGAAGAAAATCTTTGAAGGCACTCCGTCAGCATTTAAAGCCCTGACACCTTCCTATGGGAACTTACTCATCTGTTGCCGAAAACCCATTCGAGAAGAGATCCGGAAAAATCTGAGTTCCTTGAATGTTGTTAAGAGTGTGAAGTGGTCGGAAAACGTCCCGGCGCAGCTGATCATTGTCCCGGCTGAGCTTGCGGCGGAGGGTGTCGAACATTTAACGAGAGAAATCATCGATTGCTGCAGGCACTATAAAACGGGTGTGCTGGAAATTCGGCGGGATGAAGGCAGTCTTGAAAAGGTTTTTCGGGCCCAAACGGGGCATCGAACCCGGAAATGTATTGAACGGATTTAA
- a CDS encoding type II secretion system protein, with translation MTVRSTTGTRKRCGFSLIEIMVAVVILAVLAIGGAALVQRAGITVAEQKNKRVALEAANRRLEQLRAQPYDVLDDGPVGAVRYASRYADGSFRVVDQKPEETVAINGVQRPIYVELERVSETRPVREFVQATVFVEYRSGEAVSLRTILR, from the coding sequence ATGACGGTCCGTTCAACAACCGGAACTAGAAAACGCTGCGGTTTTTCGCTGATTGAAATTATGGTGGCCGTGGTCATTCTGGCGGTGCTGGCGATCGGTGGCGCTGCATTGGTTCAGCGGGCGGGAATAACGGTTGCTGAGCAGAAAAATAAGCGCGTTGCGCTGGAGGCGGCCAATCGCCGGCTGGAGCAGTTGAGAGCGCAGCCGTATGATGTTTTAGATGATGGTCCTGTCGGTGCGGTGCGCTATGCATCGCGGTATGCGGATGGATCATTCCGCGTGGTGGATCAGAAGCCTGAGGAAACGGTTGCGATTAACGGTGTGCAGCGTCCGATATATGTGGAGCTGGAACGGGTCAGTGAAACAAGACCTGTCCGGGAATTTGTGCAGGCAACTGTATTTGTGGAATACCGGTCCGGTGAGGCGGTATCGCTGAGAACGATTCTGAGATAG